The following is a genomic window from Fundidesulfovibrio putealis DSM 16056.
CGTGTCGAGCGCGGCATCATCAAGGTCGGCGAGGAAGTCGAGATCGTCGGCATCAAGAATTCCGTCAAGACCACCTGCACCGGCGTGGAAATGTTCCGCAAGCTGCTGGACCAGGGTCAGGCGGGCGACAACGTTGGCGTGCTGCTTCGCGGCATCAAGCGTGAAGACGTCGAGCGCGGCCAGGTTCTGGCCAAGCCCGGCTCGATCACCCCGCACAAGAAGTACAAGGCCGAGGTGTACATCCTGAATAAGGAAGAGGGCGGCCGTCACACCCCGTTCTTCTCCGGCTACCGCCCGCAGTTCTACTTCCGCACCACCGACGTGACCGGTGTGGTGACCCTGAACGAAGGCGTCGAGATGGTCATGCCTGGCGACAACGCCACCTTCAACGTCGAGCTCATCGCCCCCATCGCCATGGAGACCGGTCTGCGCTTCGCCATCCGCGAAGGCGGCCGCACCGTCGGCGCCGGTGTCGTTACCGAGATCATGGAGTAATT
Proteins encoded in this region:
- a CDS encoding EF-Tu C-terminal domain-related protein, with amino-acid sequence RVERGIIKVGEEVEIVGIKNSVKTTCTGVEMFRKLLDQGQAGDNVGVLLRGIKREDVERGQVLAKPGSITPHKKYKAEVYILNKEEGGRHTPFFSGYRPQFYFRTTDVTGVVTLNEGVEMVMPGDNATFNVELIAPIAMETGLRFAIREGGRTVGAGVVTEIME